A region of the Kribbella sp. NBC_01245 genome:
CCCGGTCAAGCTCGGCCTCGGTAAGCCCGTCAACGACCCGCCGCATCGTCGCCATGCGGGCCAGCCGCAGCGCGAGCACCTCGTCGAGCGTCGGGGTGGCCTTGAGGGTGAGCCCGAGCTTCGCCGCGTCGTCGGGCGGCATCCCGCCGGCAGGGAAACCCAACGGGTGGTACGGCGCTTCCTCCTCGAGCACGGCATTGCCCAGCCAGGCATCGCTGGCGAACAGCAGGTGCCGGTTCGTCTCGACCAACGACCACTCGCCGTCGACCTGCTCGTACAACTTGGCCTCGGGCAACAGCCGGGCCCGGTCGAGCGTCGCCTCCCACAGCGCCTCGATCGCATCCCACGCGGCCCGGTAGTCGTCGGGAGACTCGGCCTCACGCGCCAACACCCGCGCCGGGTGCTGCCGGTCGAGCTCGCCCTCGACGTACGCGGTCACATCAACGTCATTGACAACAACACGCTCGAAGTCGCCACCGAGGTAGACGTCGCTCCCATAGCAGTCCACGACCTTCAGACCGCTGACCTCACAATCGCGAATCTCAAGCCCAGCAAGCTCGCACAAGTGAATGCGCCCACCACGAAACTGATCACTCTGAACATACTCAGCAGCCATCGCAGCAGTCTCCCCCGCCCATCCCGCCCACGCCAAGTCCCGGAGCCTGCAATAGACGCGCCCCGTGGCAATCCCGGTAACGCCAGATGGTGGAGGGCTTCCCCGGGACGAAATCCTGGATTAGGCGGTGCGTTCGTCAGTCTCTGATTTCGTTCCATTGGACGCTGCAGCGCGTTGGGGAGCTGCAGATCTGGATTCGGATTCGGTCGATGCCGCCGGGAAGGAGGGGGTCGCCGAGATTGAAGTCGTACGGGGCGACAACCGCCTGGTTCGGATATGGCACGTAGCTTGTCGCGGAGTCGACCTTCGTCGAGCCGGCGAAGGCATCCCAGTGGACCATCGTGATTGCACCAGGAACCTTGTTGACGACATCCCCTGCCACTCTGGC
Encoded here:
- a CDS encoding DinB family protein; its protein translation is MAAEYVQSDQFRGGRIHLCELAGLEIRDCEVSGLKVVDCYGSDVYLGGDFERVVVNDVDVTAYVEGELDRQHPARVLAREAESPDDYRAAWDAIEALWEATLDRARLLPEAKLYEQVDGEWSLVETNRHLLFASDAWLGNAVLEEEAPYHPLGFPAGGMPPDDAAKLGLTLKATPTLDEVLALRLARMATMRRVVDGLTEAELDRVCGRKPADPYPDQEYVVRRCLKVVLKEEAEHHRYAVRDLAQLEAGAG